The following proteins come from a genomic window of Noviherbaspirillum sp. L7-7A:
- a CDS encoding LysR family transcriptional regulator, whose translation MNATISTRLLQAFIALDELKHFTRAAERCHTSQSAFSVMIQKLEAAVGAKLFERSTRKVTLTPEGELFAQVARNLIQEIDAAFDDMAEYVARRRGRVSIAALPSLAAKGLPAVIAQYRALYPGVTVTLQDTLSDQCLALLRQGRVDLVLTAPGASFAEFETSMLCSDPFYLVCRADHALAKKRKVRVADLAGHPIIHLAKSSSVRQHVNLLLRGVDTAHAGFEVEHLATVAGLVEQGLGISLVPELTLFQFRQMGLVAIPLEAGDPMRPILIVKRRDQALSLAAQAMLALIEKHIRPASSLRRQELT comes from the coding sequence ATGAACGCCACTATTTCCACCCGCCTGCTGCAGGCATTCATCGCGCTGGATGAACTGAAGCATTTCACGCGTGCGGCCGAGCGTTGCCATACCTCGCAATCGGCATTCAGCGTGATGATCCAAAAGCTTGAAGCGGCGGTTGGCGCCAAACTGTTCGAGCGCAGCACGCGCAAGGTAACGCTGACGCCGGAAGGCGAGCTGTTCGCCCAGGTGGCGCGCAACCTAATCCAGGAAATCGATGCCGCTTTCGATGACATGGCCGAGTATGTGGCGCGCCGTCGCGGACGGGTCTCCATCGCCGCGCTGCCATCACTGGCCGCCAAGGGACTGCCTGCCGTGATTGCGCAGTACAGGGCGCTTTACCCGGGCGTCACGGTCACCCTGCAGGACACTTTGTCCGATCAATGCCTGGCCCTGCTGCGGCAGGGCAGGGTGGACCTGGTGCTGACCGCGCCCGGCGCCAGCTTTGCCGAATTCGAGACCAGCATGCTGTGCAGCGACCCCTTCTACCTGGTCTGTCGGGCCGACCATGCGCTGGCGAAAAAGCGCAAGGTCAGGGTGGCCGATCTTGCCGGGCATCCCATCATCCACCTGGCCAAGTCGTCCAGCGTGCGCCAGCATGTCAACCTGCTGCTGCGCGGCGTCGATACCGCGCATGCGGGATTCGAGGTCGAGCACCTGGCCACCGTGGCAGGCCTAGTTGAACAGGGGCTGGGTATTAGCCTAGTGCCGGAGCTGACCCTGTTCCAGTTCAGGCAGATGGGACTGGTGGCGATTCCGCTGGAGGCGGGCGATCCGATGCGGCCCATCCTGATCGTGAAGCGGCGCGACCAGGCCTTGTCGCTGGCGGCGCAGGCGATGCTGGCCCTAATCGAGAAACATATCCGGCCTGCCAGTTCGCTTCGACGTCAGGAGTTGACCTGA
- a CDS encoding LysR family transcriptional regulator gives MLRYLRTFLIAAETASFSAAGERLGLTQSAVSLQMRKLEEDLGCKLFERTGKSVKLGPEGRRIMADAARMLALYEGMRGQPGGIAEPTRLEVGAISTAQATLLPKALQQFRRHHPAVHINIVPGMSVQLLSQVDTQELDLAVMIRPRLGIPADLKWLTVMRERYIGIAPPGVSGDLKTLPARLPFIRYNRHSHGGQLVDQFLRAHRIWVTEGMELDEPAVILQMVREGLGWAVVPGDLIQASSDGSVSHFPLPGRALLREVGVLVRRSTLQRPAIAMLVSCLRERAEQLSA, from the coding sequence ATGCTGCGTTACCTGCGCACTTTCCTGATTGCCGCTGAAACTGCCTCCTTCTCGGCCGCCGGCGAGCGTCTTGGCCTGACCCAGTCCGCCGTCAGCCTGCAGATGCGCAAGCTGGAGGAAGACCTTGGCTGCAAGCTGTTCGAACGCACCGGCAAGTCGGTGAAGCTGGGGCCGGAAGGGCGCCGCATCATGGCCGACGCGGCCCGCATGCTGGCACTCTACGAAGGCATGCGCGGACAGCCGGGCGGGATTGCCGAGCCGACGCGGCTGGAGGTCGGCGCCATATCGACCGCACAGGCCACGCTGCTGCCGAAGGCGCTGCAGCAGTTTCGCAGGCATCATCCGGCAGTCCATATCAATATCGTTCCCGGCATGTCGGTGCAGCTGTTGTCACAGGTGGATACGCAAGAGCTCGACCTGGCGGTGATGATCCGTCCACGGTTGGGCATACCGGCCGACCTGAAATGGCTGACGGTGATGCGCGAGCGCTACATCGGCATTGCGCCGCCTGGCGTGTCGGGCGACCTAAAAACCCTGCCGGCACGCCTGCCTTTCATCCGTTACAACCGCCATTCCCATGGCGGCCAGCTGGTGGACCAGTTCCTGAGAGCGCACCGGATCTGGGTCACGGAAGGCATGGAGCTAGACGAGCCGGCGGTCATCCTGCAGATGGTGCGTGAAGGCCTGGGCTGGGCAGTGGTGCCGGGCGACCTGATCCAGGCAAGCAGCGATGGCAGCGTCAGCCACTTCCCCTTGCCGGGTCGTGCGCTGCTGCGCGAGGTCGGCGTGCTGGTACGGCGTTCGACGCTGCAGCGGCCGGCGATTGCGATGCTGGTGTCCTGCCTGCGCGAACGCGCCGAACAGCTGTCTGCCTAG
- a CDS encoding VOC family protein yields the protein MQATPLFHLAFPVHDLAAARGFYGELLGCPEGRSSDAWIDFNFYGHQVVAHLAPEETGASARNAVDGDDVPVRHFGAILSMDQWQSLADRLKAAGIRFIIEPHIRFKGQTGEQATMFFLDPSGNALEFKAFGDISQVFAK from the coding sequence ATGCAAGCTACACCGCTGTTTCATCTTGCCTTCCCCGTACACGACCTCGCCGCGGCGCGCGGCTTTTACGGCGAGCTGCTGGGCTGTCCGGAAGGCCGCAGCTCGGACGCCTGGATCGACTTCAACTTCTATGGCCACCAGGTGGTAGCGCACCTGGCGCCTGAGGAAACCGGCGCCAGCGCGCGCAATGCGGTCGATGGCGACGACGTACCGGTGCGCCATTTCGGCGCCATCCTGTCCATGGACCAGTGGCAGTCGCTGGCCGACCGATTGAAGGCTGCCGGCATACGCTTCATCATCGAGCCGCATATCCGCTTTAAGGGCCAGACTGGCGAGCAGGCCACCATGTTCTTTCTGGACCCGTCGGGCAATGCGTTGGAATTCAAGGCGTTTGGCGACATCAGCCAGGTGTTCGCCAAATAA
- a CDS encoding dihydrodipicolinate synthase family protein: MPVFNESAKGVYLITVTPFSDNGTLDLDSTDRMVDFCLDSGVDGLTILGIMGEATKLTAEESRVFARRVLDRVRGRVPVIVGASAPGFAPMGELAKSVMDMGAAGVMVAPASTLRTDDQIIAYFDMVTETLGDQVPWVLQDHPVSTGVQMATPVVLRIMRNSPSCVMLKHEDSPGLAKLSAIRAASDRGDVRRLSILAGNGGGLFLPEELSRGADGAMTGFAYPEMMVEVCRAHTAGDVERAHDIFDAYLPLARYEQQTGVGLAVRKHILAQRGVIASSAVRKPGPKLSAQDIADIELLTRRQENRLREIQ; the protein is encoded by the coding sequence ATGCCCGTGTTTAATGAATCCGCCAAGGGCGTCTATCTGATTACCGTCACACCGTTCTCAGATAACGGCACGCTCGACCTCGACAGCACCGACCGCATGGTCGACTTCTGTCTGGACAGCGGCGTCGACGGCTTGACCATACTCGGCATCATGGGCGAAGCCACCAAGCTGACCGCCGAGGAGTCACGGGTATTCGCCAGAAGGGTGCTGGACCGGGTCCGCGGCCGCGTGCCGGTCATCGTTGGCGCATCGGCGCCCGGCTTTGCGCCCATGGGCGAGCTGGCAAAAAGCGTGATGGACATGGGGGCGGCCGGCGTGATGGTAGCGCCAGCTTCGACCCTGCGTACCGATGACCAGATCATTGCCTACTTCGACATGGTGACCGAAACCCTGGGCGACCAGGTGCCCTGGGTATTGCAGGATCATCCGGTTTCGACTGGCGTGCAGATGGCCACGCCGGTGGTGTTGCGCATCATGCGGAATTCGCCAAGCTGCGTGATGCTCAAGCATGAGGACAGTCCAGGCCTGGCCAAGCTGAGCGCCATCCGCGCCGCCAGCGACCGCGGCGATGTGCGTCGCCTGTCCATCCTGGCCGGCAATGGCGGCGGCCTGTTCCTGCCGGAAGAGCTGAGCCGCGGCGCGGATGGCGCCATGACCGGCTTTGCCTACCCGGAAATGATGGTGGAGGTTTGCCGCGCCCACACCGCCGGCGATGTCGAGCGGGCGCATGACATTTTTGATGCCTACCTGCCGCTGGCGCGCTATGAGCAGCAGACTGGCGTCGGGTTAGCTGTTCGCAAGCACATCCTGGCGCAGCGCGGCGTGATCGCCTCGTCGGCGGTGCGCAAGCCCGGGCCGAAATTATCCGCCCAGGACATCGCAGACATTGAACTGCTCACCCGTCGCCAGGAAAATCGCCTGCGCGAAATTCAGTAA
- a CDS encoding fumarylacetoacetate hydrolase family protein — protein MTPEQIAAAFRQARQAATALDVYPAGEPPTSLESAYAIQEIAVGAWDDQVAGWKVAAVQPAFREKYPAERLAGPVFSRSVRQGGGTAAQVPVIENGYAAVEAEFAVRIGKAVPPLPADADPASLLPYVEGVYAAFEIAASPLASLSALGPGAVISDFGNNSGLVLGPRLPVTVLTEPSSATAVTEINGIKVGEGGAAKVPGGPLAAVLFLARHLATRGRSLKEGDWVSTGASTGIHSVRPGDTARAVFNHEHAVSAVIVKAGS, from the coding sequence ATGACACCAGAACAGATAGCCGCCGCTTTCCGCCAGGCCAGGCAGGCAGCCACCGCGCTTGACGTCTATCCCGCCGGCGAACCGCCGACCAGCCTGGAGAGTGCCTATGCGATCCAGGAAATCGCGGTCGGGGCCTGGGATGACCAGGTCGCCGGATGGAAGGTGGCCGCGGTGCAGCCAGCCTTCCGCGAGAAATACCCCGCCGAGCGCCTTGCCGGACCGGTGTTCTCGCGCAGCGTCCGTCAGGGCGGAGGAACCGCTGCCCAGGTGCCGGTGATCGAGAACGGTTATGCGGCGGTGGAGGCGGAGTTCGCGGTCCGGATAGGAAAGGCCGTGCCGCCGCTGCCGGCTGACGCCGATCCGGCCAGCCTGCTGCCTTATGTGGAAGGCGTGTACGCCGCATTCGAGATCGCCGCCAGTCCGCTGGCCAGCTTGAGCGCACTGGGGCCGGGCGCGGTGATCAGCGATTTCGGCAACAACAGCGGGCTGGTGCTCGGCCCACGCCTGCCTGTGACTGTGCTCACAGAGCCGTCATCCGCAACGGCCGTCACCGAGATCAATGGCATCAAGGTCGGCGAGGGCGGCGCCGCCAAGGTGCCGGGCGGCCCGCTGGCAGCGGTGCTGTTCCTGGCCCGGCATCTGGCCACGCGCGGACGCAGCCTGAAGGAAGGCGACTGGGTGTCGACCGGGGCCAGCACCGGCATTCATTCAGTCCGGCCCGGTGACACGGCCCGCGCCGTGTTCAACCACGAGCATGCCGTGTCGGCCGTGATCGTCAAGGCGGGCAGCTAA
- a CDS encoding alanine:cation symporter family protein: MTTAFNAAAASMGLTATVNMIAIVLLSGTVAKLTRNYQRQRKAGMKPVFDMAHFPELAGKVDASIWLGRAEPRVQGPAAVKAVMPNRALLLVPWSRLSFYRPAS, encoded by the coding sequence GTGACCACGGCGTTCAACGCGGCCGCTGCGTCGATGGGCCTGACGGCAACGGTCAACATGATTGCCATTGTGCTGCTGTCGGGAACCGTGGCCAAGCTGACCCGCAACTATCAACGGCAGCGTAAGGCAGGCATGAAGCCGGTATTCGACATGGCCCATTTCCCCGAACTGGCGGGCAAGGTGGATGCCAGCATCTGGTTGGGCCGTGCCGAGCCCAGAGTTCAAGGACCGGCGGCGGTAAAGGCGGTGATGCCAAACCGCGCCCTTCTCCTCGTGCCTTGGAGCCGACTGTCCTTCTACCGCCCGGCCTCTTAG
- a CDS encoding tripartite tricarboxylate transporter substrate binding protein, giving the protein MKLAKFAGAGLTALLMSFNAHAAYPEKQVQYIIPFTAGGESDYVARLQSEVFRSKYKQSMVVVNRPGAGGGLVWAQLNSLPADGYTIAGVNLPHIVLQPLEGSVSYKTEDITPVYFYHFTPDAIVVPATSPIKSYEDLIKAAKDKPGMVSFAGSGSMSANHMAHERLNKLAGIKTTYVPFKGTGDLIASVMGGHVNAAMTYLPMAVQQKGNMRLLAVASEKRHPAFPDVPTFKELGLNWVDGAYRGIAVPKGTPREVQQQVSNMMGELNRDPESRKKLVDGGYDLVDVGLEEMPDFLAKRSKQYMEDAKNAGLLK; this is encoded by the coding sequence ATGAAACTTGCCAAATTTGCTGGCGCAGGACTGACCGCGCTGCTCATGAGCTTTAATGCCCATGCTGCCTATCCCGAGAAACAGGTCCAGTACATCATTCCGTTCACTGCGGGTGGTGAGTCCGATTACGTGGCGCGGCTGCAATCTGAGGTATTTAGAAGCAAGTACAAGCAGTCCATGGTCGTGGTGAATCGCCCCGGCGCAGGCGGCGGCCTGGTGTGGGCACAACTCAACAGCCTGCCGGCTGACGGTTATACGATTGCCGGCGTGAACCTGCCACATATCGTGCTGCAGCCGCTGGAGGGTTCAGTTAGTTATAAAACTGAGGACATCACACCGGTCTACTTCTACCATTTCACGCCGGACGCCATCGTGGTGCCGGCTACCAGCCCGATCAAATCTTATGAGGATCTGATCAAGGCAGCCAAGGACAAGCCGGGCATGGTGAGCTTCGCGGGCTCGGGCAGCATGTCGGCCAACCACATGGCACATGAACGGCTCAACAAGCTGGCCGGCATCAAGACCACCTATGTGCCGTTCAAGGGTACCGGCGACCTGATCGCCTCGGTGATGGGCGGCCATGTGAACGCGGCGATGACCTATTTGCCTATGGCTGTGCAGCAGAAAGGCAATATGCGGCTGCTTGCGGTAGCGTCGGAAAAGCGCCATCCGGCTTTCCCCGATGTGCCGACCTTCAAGGAACTGGGTTTGAACTGGGTGGACGGCGCTTACCGGGGCATTGCCGTGCCCAAGGGCACGCCGCGCGAAGTGCAGCAACAGGTGTCGAACATGATGGGCGAGCTCAACCGTGACCCCGAAAGCCGCAAGAAACTGGTGGACGGCGGCTATGACCTGGTTGACGTTGGCCTGGAAGAGATGCCCGACTTCCTCGCCAAGCGCAGCAAGCAGTATATGGAAGATGCGAAGAATGCGGGTTTGCTCAAGTAG
- a CDS encoding flagellar hook-length control protein FliK encodes MMSIPLCIDGRLVEFKMALFDESDQAELEPELKQRTFRIALDLDSLGEIDLTARVVNRHINIDLLAASAGVVETLAAVMVCSEEPRQHWAGWWRACATALRLVLAMIR; translated from the coding sequence ATGATGAGCATTCCGCTGTGTATCGACGGGAGGCTGGTTGAATTCAAGATGGCACTTTTCGACGAATCCGACCAGGCGGAATTGGAGCCTGAGCTGAAACAGCGCACGTTTCGAATTGCTCTCGACCTCGACAGCCTGGGTGAGATCGATCTGACTGCGCGGGTGGTTAATCGCCATATCAACATTGATCTGTTGGCGGCATCGGCTGGGGTTGTTGAAACTTTGGCAGCCGTCATGGTCTGCTCGGAGGAGCCTAGACAGCATTGGGCTGGGTGGTGGAGAGCGTGCGCTACGGCATTGCGCCTGGTTCTGGCGATGATCCGGTAG
- a CDS encoding sigma factor-like helix-turn-helix DNA-binding protein — MRQAGTVASAVSCCNGLYDPGNHFFENDLFSERHHPTAQYVALLKRYRTVDNPLLANEFHQVAPARKRTRHGPSNVLRYHYLCDIELCEIAQMMEVSPGRVSQFHRQALHALHALYQADSRLNISA, encoded by the coding sequence GTGCGCCAAGCCGGCACGGTTGCCTCAGCCGTTTCCTGTTGCAACGGACTTTACGACCCCGGCAATCATTTTTTCGAGAACGACCTGTTCTCCGAGCGCCACCACCCGACCGCGCAGTACGTCGCCTTGTTGAAGAGGTACCGCACTGTCGACAACCCGCTCCTGGCCAATGAATTCCATCAGGTAGCGCCCGCCCGGAAACGTACGCGTCACGGGCCTTCAAACGTGCTGCGCTATCACTATCTCTGCGATATTGAACTTTGTGAAATCGCGCAGATGATGGAAGTCAGCCCGGGACGGGTGTCGCAGTTTCATCGTCAGGCTCTGCATGCGCTGCATGCGCTTTATCAGGCAGACAGTCGACTGAATATTTCAGCCTGA
- a CDS encoding GNAT family N-acetyltransferase has protein sequence MTAMTGIEAREGEQNAAQRLTLESAGSTVAYVEYYLFGRVVIVTHTEVDPAYEGKGNGSEMARQALAHFRRQQWHVVPVCGFFAEQIRRQPEYLDLVTPHSRCIFDL, from the coding sequence ATGACGGCAATGACAGGAATCGAAGCAAGGGAGGGCGAACAGAATGCGGCGCAACGACTGACGCTGGAGTCGGCTGGCAGCACCGTTGCCTATGTCGAATACTATCTGTTCGGCCGGGTAGTCATCGTGACCCATACCGAAGTCGACCCCGCCTATGAAGGCAAAGGCAATGGATCGGAAATGGCGCGCCAGGCGCTGGCCCATTTCCGCAGGCAGCAATGGCATGTCGTCCCGGTATGCGGATTCTTTGCCGAGCAGATCCGGCGCCAGCCTGAATACCTGGATCTGGTCACGCCGCACTCTAGGTGCATCTTCGACTTGTAA
- a CDS encoding nuclear transport factor 2 family protein: MSENKASDAGHQPTAREPEDCDRMLLAALQAGDIDASVALYEPGAALFAKSGEAVIGHEAIRASNAALIALKPAFHIERIVTTVSGDGSIATTRMKATLEGTRPDGRLVKSTLHTLEVLRRQPDGSWRYVIDDPFGSMRDQMEKEKPA, encoded by the coding sequence ATGAGCGAAAACAAGGCCAGCGACGCCGGCCACCAGCCGACGGCGCGAGAACCGGAAGACTGCGACCGCATGCTGCTTGCCGCACTGCAGGCGGGCGACATCGACGCCAGCGTGGCGCTGTATGAACCCGGCGCGGCGCTGTTTGCGAAATCCGGCGAGGCGGTGATCGGGCATGAGGCGATTCGGGCCAGCAATGCCGCGCTGATCGCGCTCAAGCCCGCCTTCCATATCGAGCGCATCGTCACGACGGTCAGCGGCGACGGCAGCATCGCCACTACCCGCATGAAGGCCACGCTGGAAGGCACCCGGCCCGATGGGCGGCTGGTCAAGAGCACGTTGCACACGCTGGAGGTGCTGCGCAGGCAGCCCGATGGTTCCTGGCGCTATGTGATCGACGATCCCTTCGGCAGCATGCGCGATCAGATGGAAAAGGAAAAGCCGGCATAG
- a CDS encoding formyltransferase family protein, with product MKCALVGSRFFGASVFEALRKDEGITFTSVVAPAADDRLALAARAAGLEVHVLENPKIVPGHAIAEGTDLIIAAHTHARVSDDALARSRLGGIGYHPSLLPRHRGIAAVEWTILEGDPIAGGSIYHLADGWDAGAIAAQDWCFVEKGETARELWERSLAPMGLALLSRVVQQARLTGSIAAEPQDTRFATRAPMLRKSVVLTEEASPAITSLIVSITGPDRHGIVSLLADRAQRFEANWAASRMTRFGGEFAGTVHLEVPRERADALAEALRALAASGLQVVIARSDAATLATGLRGVELELVGDDRIGIVSSLTRILAERGVSIESMHTELLRSGISGKQTFKVGAHLLLPAGLTLDALKAELGALAGEMMLDIALGEPQAITPRH from the coding sequence ATGAAATGCGCTTTGGTTGGATCGCGGTTCTTCGGCGCCTCGGTATTCGAGGCGCTGCGCAAGGACGAAGGCATTACCTTTACCAGCGTGGTCGCACCGGCCGCCGACGACAGGCTGGCGCTCGCGGCGCGGGCTGCCGGACTGGAGGTGCATGTGCTGGAAAATCCGAAGATCGTGCCCGGCCATGCAATCGCAGAAGGCACTGACCTGATCATCGCTGCTCACACCCATGCTCGCGTCAGCGACGATGCGCTGGCCCGTTCCCGTCTGGGCGGCATCGGCTACCATCCGTCGCTGTTGCCGCGCCACCGCGGCATTGCCGCCGTGGAGTGGACCATCCTGGAAGGGGATCCGATTGCAGGCGGCTCAATCTACCACCTAGCCGACGGCTGGGATGCCGGCGCGATTGCGGCGCAGGACTGGTGCTTTGTCGAAAAGGGGGAAACCGCGCGCGAGCTATGGGAACGCAGCCTGGCGCCAATGGGCCTGGCGCTGCTGAGCAGGGTAGTGCAGCAGGCCCGCCTGACCGGTAGCATAGCGGCCGAGCCCCAGGATACCCGCTTCGCCACCAGGGCGCCCATGCTGCGCAAGTCGGTGGTACTGACCGAGGAAGCTTCGCCGGCCATCACGTCTTTAATCGTTTCCATCACCGGGCCGGACCGCCACGGTATTGTCAGCCTGCTAGCAGACCGCGCGCAGCGCTTCGAAGCCAACTGGGCAGCCAGCCGCATGACCCGCTTCGGCGGCGAGTTTGCCGGCACGGTGCATCTCGAAGTGCCGCGTGAACGCGCCGACGCGCTGGCCGAGGCATTGCGGGCACTGGCCGCAAGCGGCCTGCAGGTCGTCATTGCCAGGAGCGACGCCGCGACACTGGCCACCGGGCTGCGCGGCGTGGAGCTGGAACTGGTCGGTGACGACAGGATAGGCATCGTCAGCTCGCTCACGCGCATTCTTGCCGAACGTGGCGTGAGCATCGAGAGCATGCATACGGAACTGCTGCGCAGCGGCATATCGGGCAAGCAGACATTCAAGGTCGGCGCCCACCTGCTGTTGCCGGCGGGCCTGACCCTGGACGCACTTAAAGCCGAGCTCGGCGCGCTGGCAGGCGAGATGATGCTCGATATCGCGCTGGGAGAGCCGCAGGCGATCACGCCCCGGCATTGA
- a CDS encoding response regulator transcription factor, whose product MNLLIVEDNPDIVANLFAYFEPLGHTLDTARTGDAGLQSAARNSYDAVILDLTMPGMDGLELCRRLREQYRVATPVLMLTARDTEQDKLAGFQAGADDYLVKPYSLRELDARLKALLRRARNELVQYVLRFDDLELDTGTGQATRSGKPLALTPTGYKILLALLRHAPKLLSREALEREVWGDHPPESDALRTHIHALRQALDKPFERPMLLTRPGAGYRLVGRDEA is encoded by the coding sequence ATGAATCTACTGATCGTCGAGGACAATCCGGATATCGTTGCCAACCTGTTTGCCTATTTTGAGCCTCTCGGGCACACGCTTGACACTGCACGCACTGGCGACGCCGGCCTGCAGAGCGCGGCGCGCAATAGCTATGACGCCGTTATCCTCGATCTGACCATGCCTGGCATGGACGGACTGGAGCTGTGCCGTCGTCTGCGCGAGCAATACCGGGTCGCCACCCCGGTGCTGATGCTGACCGCGCGCGACACGGAACAGGACAAGCTGGCCGGTTTCCAGGCCGGCGCCGACGATTACCTGGTCAAGCCCTATTCGTTGCGCGAGCTGGATGCGCGCCTCAAGGCGCTGCTGCGCCGGGCGCGCAACGAACTGGTGCAATATGTATTGCGCTTCGACGATCTGGAACTCGACACCGGCACTGGCCAGGCAACCCGCTCCGGCAAGCCGCTGGCGCTGACGCCGACCGGCTACAAGATCCTCCTGGCGCTGCTGCGGCATGCGCCCAAACTGTTGAGCCGCGAAGCACTGGAGCGTGAGGTCTGGGGCGACCATCCGCCTGAGAGCGATGCGCTGCGCACCCACATCCATGCCTTGCGGCAGGCGCTGGACAAGCCATTCGAGCGGCCGATGCTGCTGACGCGGCCCGGCGCGGGTTACCGACTGGTGGGTCGCGATGAAGCCTGA
- a CDS encoding HAMP domain-containing sensor histidine kinase, producing MKPDYTLKHRIARAFILLAIVLAGFYLLASYVAVEVIESQVIGGRMDRIADTLIGRQLRHERVEPPPDMRFYVNEDIPKELLGKPRGLHELTINKQPVQALIKVVGGDHFAVVQELDEFEHTEFIIYSALSIGFISSILLAVVLGYGTARRMVTPLTTLAEAVGNGQPAPLSSLAATDEIGVLARALTRRTDELQRFLERERLFTGDVSHELRTPLTIMLGAAELLEVQLDDRPKQQEIARRLQRVARDTAERVSALLWLSRAPEKLAMPAITLGPLIRQEIERYQPLLGGKPVACRFEEQAHVRVKARPELVAIAIGNLVRNACQHTERGEVLVQLQPGSIVISDTGPGLPEQVVARLFERFVHGGAESSHGSGMGLSIVKRVADHLGWKIRFERSVQGGSRFVLTLPPPAQNG from the coding sequence ATGAAGCCTGACTACACGCTCAAGCACCGGATTGCCCGGGCCTTCATATTGCTGGCGATCGTGCTGGCGGGCTTTTATCTGTTGGCCTCCTACGTGGCGGTAGAGGTGATCGAGTCGCAGGTCATCGGCGGCAGGATGGACCGGATTGCCGATACCCTGATCGGCCGCCAGTTGCGGCACGAGCGGGTGGAGCCGCCGCCGGACATGCGCTTCTACGTCAACGAGGATATCCCAAAGGAGTTGCTCGGCAAGCCGCGCGGCCTGCATGAGTTGACGATCAATAAGCAGCCGGTGCAGGCGTTGATCAAGGTCGTGGGTGGCGACCACTTCGCGGTGGTGCAGGAGCTGGATGAATTCGAACATACCGAATTTATCATCTATTCCGCGCTCTCGATCGGTTTCATTTCCAGCATTCTGCTGGCGGTGGTGCTGGGCTACGGCACTGCGCGGCGCATGGTAACCCCGCTCACGACGCTGGCCGAGGCGGTTGGCAACGGCCAGCCGGCGCCGCTATCCTCACTGGCGGCGACAGACGAGATCGGCGTGCTGGCGCGGGCACTGACGCGGCGCACCGACGAGTTGCAGCGTTTCCTGGAGCGGGAACGCCTGTTTACCGGCGATGTCAGCCATGAACTGCGCACGCCGCTGACCATCATGCTGGGCGCGGCCGAGTTGCTCGAAGTACAGCTCGACGACCGTCCGAAGCAGCAGGAGATCGCACGTCGCCTGCAGCGGGTGGCCCGCGACACGGCCGAACGGGTCAGCGCGCTGCTGTGGCTGTCACGGGCGCCGGAAAAACTGGCCATGCCAGCGATCACGCTTGGGCCGCTGATCCGCCAGGAAATTGAACGCTATCAACCATTGCTGGGAGGCAAGCCTGTGGCCTGCCGTTTCGAGGAGCAGGCCCATGTCAGGGTGAAGGCGCGTCCTGAACTGGTGGCGATCGCCATCGGCAATCTGGTGCGCAATGCCTGCCAGCATACCGAGCGTGGAGAGGTGCTGGTGCAATTGCAGCCTGGGTCCATCGTCATCAGCGACACCGGCCCCGGCTTGCCTGAGCAGGTAGTGGCCAGGCTGTTCGAGCGCTTTGTGCATGGCGGCGCGGAATCGTCTCATGGAAGCGGCATGGGACTGTCGATCGTAAAGCGGGTGGCCGACCATTTGGGATGGAAAATCCGCTTCGAGCGCTCGGTGCAAGGCGGCAGCCGCTTCGTGCTGACGTTGCCACCGCCGGCGCAGAACGGCTGA